In Caproicibacterium amylolyticum, a genomic segment contains:
- the spo0A gene encoding sporulation transcription factor Spo0A, producing the protein MENTIKLMIANDSPEYQRENNQIFEENGFTVIYTAKDGGCLLEAVESQRPDAVLAPIFMPGLDAVGVLNALQEHHTVKLPTFVVESNFTSPTLEREVLSSGACYLAVQPYETAQLAKRIRQLLAMDNPSVPCQETLEVQVTEILHQIGVPAHIKGYHYLRDSILMAIEDPDIINAVTKQLYPGVAKKYDTTPSRVERAIRHAIEVAWDRGDVDILNSYFGYTIHNTRGKPTNSEFIAMISDRLRLHMKTAG; encoded by the coding sequence ATGGAGAACACTATAAAACTCATGATTGCGAACGACAGCCCGGAATATCAGCGCGAAAACAACCAAATCTTTGAAGAGAACGGCTTTACGGTTATTTACACGGCAAAAGACGGCGGATGTCTGCTGGAAGCAGTTGAATCCCAGCGACCGGATGCAGTGCTGGCTCCCATTTTTATGCCGGGGCTTGACGCGGTTGGTGTGTTGAATGCTTTGCAGGAACACCATACCGTGAAACTTCCCACGTTTGTTGTGGAAAGCAACTTTACAAGTCCTACGCTTGAGCGTGAGGTACTTTCTTCTGGAGCGTGCTACCTTGCAGTGCAGCCTTATGAAACGGCACAACTTGCAAAACGTATCCGCCAGCTACTGGCTATGGACAACCCGTCAGTGCCCTGCCAAGAAACACTGGAAGTACAGGTAACAGAAATTCTGCATCAAATCGGAGTACCTGCACATATCAAAGGGTATCATTATTTGCGGGATTCCATTTTGATGGCGATTGAAGACCCGGACATTATTAATGCTGTTACAAAGCAGCTTTACCCGGGTGTAGCGAAAAAGTATGACACAACACCTTCCAGAGTGGAGCGTGCAATCCGCCATGCCATTGAGGTTGCGTGGGACCGCGGAGATGTGGACATACTGAATTCCTACTTTGGCTACACGATTCATAATACCCGTGGCAAACCTACAAACAGCGAATTTATTGCAATGATTTCCGACCGTTTGCGCCTCCACATGAAAACCGCAGGATAA
- the spoIVB gene encoding SpoIVB peptidase, whose product MKNRSIFKQTAVALAAAMFLGGISAGAAEPVVQPVSTSSPVMLIPCGLPFGIKLFTNGVVVVGTADLETSGGTVNPAKEADVRTGDVILSIDGQQVTSNEQLSKAVLNCSGRSLNLEIDRSGQKVAAKLSPVQSTGCYRAGLWVRDSAAGVGTLTYYDPRNEMFAGLGHGITDPDTNEIMPFGCGDIVPVIISGVQKGVQGIPGELQGYFSSDIPSGTLYANSVQGVFGKMNHAPDGEAIPVCPSDQVKTGPVEILCTIDSSGPQKFSAEIELLNTRAAQSKNMILHITDKQLLNKTGGIVQGMSGSPILQNGKLVGAVTHVFVNDPTRGYGILAEHMLAGEASTAQKAAA is encoded by the coding sequence ATGAAAAATCGTTCAATTTTCAAACAAACAGCGGTGGCTTTGGCAGCAGCGATGTTTTTGGGCGGAATATCTGCAGGTGCAGCGGAGCCTGTGGTACAGCCAGTCAGCACGTCTAGTCCAGTGATGCTCATCCCGTGCGGCCTGCCCTTTGGCATCAAACTGTTCACCAACGGAGTCGTTGTGGTAGGTACCGCAGACTTAGAAACAAGTGGGGGTACGGTAAATCCGGCGAAGGAAGCAGATGTGCGTACAGGCGACGTAATTCTGTCGATAGATGGGCAACAAGTCACCAGTAATGAACAGCTTTCAAAGGCAGTGCTAAACTGCAGCGGGCGGTCTCTAAATTTGGAAATTGACAGAAGCGGGCAAAAAGTAGCAGCTAAGCTTTCCCCAGTGCAAAGCACAGGATGTTACCGTGCCGGACTGTGGGTACGTGACAGTGCTGCTGGAGTAGGTACGCTGACTTATTATGACCCGCGCAATGAAATGTTTGCAGGTCTTGGGCACGGAATTACAGATCCCGATACCAATGAAATCATGCCATTCGGATGCGGTGATATTGTTCCAGTCATCATTTCCGGTGTTCAAAAAGGTGTTCAGGGCATTCCAGGCGAACTGCAGGGATACTTTTCGTCTGATATCCCGAGTGGAACGCTTTATGCAAACAGCGTACAGGGCGTTTTTGGAAAAATGAACCACGCCCCGGATGGCGAAGCAATTCCAGTTTGCCCATCTGACCAAGTAAAGACCGGCCCTGTAGAGATTCTCTGTACAATAGATTCCAGTGGCCCTCAAAAATTCAGTGCGGAAATTGAGCTATTGAACACACGCGCAGCGCAGAGCAAAAATATGATTCTGCATATTACAGATAAACAACTGCTTAATAAAACAGGCGGAATCGTGCAGGGAATGAGCGGAAGCCCTATTTTGCAAAATGGAAAGCTAGTTGGCGCAGTTACACATGTCTTTGTAAATGACCCTACAAGAGGTTACGGAATTCTGGCAGAACACATGCTGGCAGGTGAAGCAAGTACTGCACAAAAAGCGGCAGCATAA
- a CDS encoding UDP-N-acetylmuramoyl-tripeptide--D-alanyl-D-alanine ligase produces the protein MQITIGEAAELCGGKLLCGNPENTITNVCTDSRQAGPGSLFVPLKGERTDAHIFIPAVFAAGAAAAFTQESVELPLEGALIAVPDTADALQQLGAAYRRRFTGPVVGITGSVGKTTTKEMVALALSARYCVMKTQGNQNSQVGVPQTMFQFEEDTEAAVIEMGMSQFGEMARLAKIAAPQFAVMTNIGVSHIENLHTQENIMQEKLHITDGFIPESVLVLNGDDKMLATLRGKMLFNTLFVGTAPWCDYRAVQIESQEGKTYFVMEHESRRLPVVLPVLGTHQVTNALSALAMADVLHVDLQAAAAALATYKPLAMRQQIHKVGGITIIDDSYNASPDAVRGALNVLCSFPHRRVAILGDMLELGRVSHEAHKSCGQYAAKAGVDLLITVGQEAAAITEGAKSENPALPSIHCGDNTEAVQVLKRAIQPDDTILVKGSRGMHMEKVVAFLLKNYA, from the coding sequence ATGCAGATAACAATAGGGGAAGCAGCAGAGCTCTGTGGTGGAAAACTGCTATGTGGGAACCCTGAAAATACAATTACAAACGTCTGTACTGACAGCAGGCAGGCAGGCCCGGGTTCGCTTTTTGTTCCGCTGAAAGGAGAGCGTACTGACGCGCACATCTTTATTCCAGCAGTTTTTGCGGCAGGTGCAGCGGCTGCTTTTACACAGGAATCAGTGGAACTGCCGTTGGAGGGTGCACTGATCGCTGTGCCGGATACAGCTGATGCTCTTCAGCAGTTGGGTGCAGCTTATCGTCGTCGTTTCACCGGCCCGGTCGTCGGAATTACCGGCAGCGTTGGGAAAACCACTACCAAAGAAATGGTTGCGCTTGCCCTTTCTGCCCGGTATTGTGTAATGAAAACGCAGGGGAATCAGAACAGCCAGGTAGGCGTGCCGCAAACAATGTTCCAATTTGAGGAAGATACAGAAGCAGCTGTGATCGAAATGGGCATGAGCCAATTTGGTGAAATGGCACGACTTGCAAAAATCGCTGCACCACAGTTTGCGGTTATGACAAATATCGGTGTTTCCCACATTGAAAATCTGCATACGCAGGAAAACATCATGCAGGAAAAACTGCATATTACGGACGGTTTCATTCCGGAATCTGTGCTGGTTCTCAATGGAGATGATAAAATGCTTGCAACGCTGCGTGGCAAAATGCTGTTTAATACACTCTTTGTTGGTACCGCTCCTTGGTGCGACTACCGCGCAGTGCAGATTGAAAGCCAAGAGGGAAAGACCTATTTTGTAATGGAACATGAGAGCAGGAGACTACCAGTTGTTCTGCCGGTTTTGGGAACACATCAGGTCACCAATGCGCTTTCTGCGCTTGCAATGGCAGATGTCCTTCATGTTGACTTGCAGGCTGCTGCGGCAGCGCTGGCAACTTACAAACCGCTCGCCATGCGGCAGCAGATTCACAAGGTGGGAGGCATTACCATCATTGATGATTCCTACAACGCCAGCCCAGATGCTGTGCGCGGTGCCTTGAATGTGCTGTGCAGTTTTCCACATCGCAGGGTGGCCATACTCGGAGATATGTTGGAACTTGGCAGGGTTTCTCATGAAGCACACAAAAGCTGCGGTCAGTACGCAGCCAAAGCCGGCGTCGATCTGCTGATTACAGTTGGTCAAGAAGCTGCAGCGATCACGGAGGGCGCAAAAAGTGAAAATCCTGCACTGCCCAGCATACACTGCGGCGATAATACGGAAGCTGTTCAGGTTTTAAAAAGGGCAATTCAGCCGGACGATACGATTCTTGTAAAAGGTTCACGCGGAATGCATATGGAAAAAGTTGTTGCGTTTCTTTTAAAAAATTATGCATAA